Proteins from a single region of Psilocybe cubensis strain MGC-MH-2018 chromosome 3, whole genome shotgun sequence:
- a CDS encoding Transcription elongation factor SPT5 yields the protein MKRVMRNVRQFLDTEAQNGTLKASCSECCDRLDLTVFTDAFINDGAEVDGKDHIGSMAFHRPEDDSEEDSFNQLLARLEAQAKGPRQPRPVIRLEEEDRITMLQEKIARLPLENDYPLWRVGCRIGSEDAAVLSLLQTAREIHHIRSAFTRGSIRGSIYVEGIMDPALVNLLLSTPGILRNHLGVKREIVDRNHQHELLTMRDVKKDFEVGTWVLVKKGIYKGDVGLISATFSWGAQVLLIPRLNSQSAKSQKRKSSVLVPPAKLFDPEEARKLISTPIIRNADGSYTLGLLKFDHGLLEKDFDYTSIANSVMDIPYSHFSMFRSTNHPDIMRARMPRPREWCLGLEEEVLFRTPDVANRSAKWEPAVLKKLDTYDVEAEQSTIEGEREIRYSVRGTWLDILKSPKIGQFVRVVSGPYFDHRGWVVGIHGDHALITKSSVHGRISIVETNAETSSTPTNGKEQYPVPTGNDDLRKGSAETDLGTAVEAQMMPGGIMVHSDIALTLDESAATLDEEEMSMPGGSSCVTGVGKPTAAQESYNQGAVVSTTAASNQFNSGVGDDNKVEIVEHFAVHVNLLDTSFTEPLPLVDVTLLSESDPVHTKFLRHPWTGLEVIIQKHLHPRKGETGRIKDVLHHTDNAGLQLVIQLTRFNPFAPFQTIVVDYDDVVELSTFNELVLFLDPGPKFFRPIPKSSMKHVRVLPGVPQTIASASGTPMYSEPTATPAWDPSSRTPIGTPQSITPAWDPSSRTPDPTAHSPTSLALSDVSTSVSSSSETNCHTTSSSVCEHVLLNPKLVDISLNVVVNGGQFSNKTLVASTVWDANNLVLRCKKYSSWTMVDPAWVTPKYANRIHDNGPLVVIKGEHCGKFVRRIHHEGTSDNPTVLVAVVTRSKDRVDVLTGERFILSTDFLCSVPESKKDRDLNSNVMTQLKDQYKKKIL from the exons ATGAAGCGG GTTATGAGGAACGTCCGCCAATTTCTGGACACGGAGGCACAG AACGGGACCTTGAAGGCGAGCTGTTCAGAATGTTGCGATAGACTTGATTTGACTGTCTTTACAGATGCCTTCATTAACGACGGAGCGGAAGTGGACGGGAAAGATCACATAGGCTCTATGGCGTTCCATAGGCCAGAAGATGACAGCGAGGAGGATTCATTTAACCAACTACTGGCTCGCCTGGAGGCTCAAGCAAAGGGCCCTCGTCAACCACGTCCGGTTATAcgtttggaggaggaagataggaTAACCATGCTCCAGGAGAAGATTGCGCGTCTTCCGCTTGAGAATGACTATCCTCTCTGGAGGGTTGGATGTCGG ATCGGCTCTGAGGATGCAGCTGTCCTATCCCTTCTCCAGACCGCAAGGGAGATCCACCATATTCGTTCCGCATTTACTCGCGGCTCTATACGCGGAAGTATCTACGTTGAAGGTATCATGGATCCAGCCCTCGTGAATCTGCTCTTGTCCACGCCCGGAATCCTTCGTAACCACCTTGGAGTCAAGCGCGAAATAGTGGATCGGAACCATCAGCACGAACTTCTTACGATGAGGGATGTCAAGAAGGATTTTGAGGTTGGGACCTGGGTTTTGGTTAAGAAAGGCATATACAAAGGAGACGTTGGACTGATTTCAGCGACTTTTTCCTGGGGCGCTCAGGTTCTTCTCATTCCTCGGCTAAATTCGCAATCTGCAAAGTCACAAAAGAGAAAGTCATCGGTACTAGTACCCCCAGCAAAACTTTTCGACCCTGAAGAAGCCCGCAAACTCATTTCTACTCCCATTATTCGCAATGCGGATGGATCATACACGCTTGGACTTCTCAAGTTTGACCATGGACTGTTGGAAAAGGATTTCGACTATACCTCCATCGCAAATTCCGTCATGGATATTCCGTATTCCCACTTCTCCATGTTTAGGAGCACCAATCATCCCGACATAATGCGAGCGCGTATGCCACGTCCTCGGGAATGGTGCTTAGGactggaagaggaggttcTTTTTCGTACACCCGACGTTGCGAATCGGTCTGCAAAGTGGGAACCTGCAGTGCTGAAAAAGCTGGACACATACGACGTTGAAGCAGAACAATCAACAATCGAAGGTGAACGTGAAATCCGCTACAGTGTTAGGGGAACATGGCTAGACATTCTCAAGTCACCAAAAATCGGGCAATTCGTTCGAGTTGTGAGCGGCCCCTATTTCGATCACAGAGGTTGGGTCGTTGGAATCCATGGAGACCATGCACTAATAACGAAAAGTTCGGTGCATGGTCGCATTTCCATTGTGGAAACAAATGCTGAAACATCTTCGACGCCCACCAACGGAAAAGAACAATATCCCGTGCCGACAGGGAACGATGATCTGAGAAAAGGTTCGGCGGAGACAGATCTGGGGACGGCGGTAGAAGCGCAAATGATGCCAGGGGGTATAATGGTGCATTCGGATATCGCTCTAACTTTGGATGAATCAGCAGCAACGttagatgaagaagaaatgtcGATGCCGGGAGGGAGTTCGTGTGTCACAGGAGTAGGAAAACCAACAGCAGCTCAGGAGTCGTACAACCAGGGCGCTGTGGTCAGTACAACAGCAGCATCTAACCAGTTTAATTCTGGGGTAGGAGATGATAACAAGGTTGAGATTGTGGAA CATTTTGCGGTACACGTCAATCTCTTGGACACTTCATTTACTGAGCCCCTACCTCTTGTCGATGTGACATTATTGTCGGAGTCAGACCCAGTCCACACCAAGTTTTTAAGACACCCATGGACTGGTTTAGAGGTCATTATACAGAAGCATCTTCACCCACGCAAGGGTGAGACTGGACGAATCAAAGACGTCCTTCATCATACAGACAACGCCGGACTGCAGCTCGTTATTCAACTCACCCGTTTTAATCCCTTTGCACCGTTCCAAACAATCGTTGTGGACTATGACGATGTCGTCGAACTTTC GACGTTCAATGAGCTCGTTCTTTTCCTTGATCCTGGGCCAAAATTTTTCCGTCCTATACCTAAGTCTTCCATGAAGCACGTCCGCGTTCTCCCTGGCGTACCGCAAACGATTGCGTCAGCGAGCGGCACACCGATGTACTCAGAACCCACTGCAACTCCAGCCTGGGATCCTTCCTCAAGGACACCCATCGGTACACCGCAATCTATCACTCCAGCTTGGGACCCCTCCTCAAGGACACCTGACCCAACTGCTCATTCGCCAACAAGTCTTGCGTTATCAGACGTCTCTACATCtgtttcctcctcatctGAAACAAACTGTCATACgacttcctcttctgtgTGCGAACATGTTCTCTTAAACCCCAAACTGGTGGACATCAGCCTGAATGTGGTAGTCAACGGCGGACAGTTCAGCAATAAAACATTAGTCGCCTCAACGGTTTGGGATGCAAACAACCTCGTACTCAGGTGCAAAAAGTACAGTTCATGGACTATGGTGGACCCCGCTTGGGTCACTCCGAAGTATGCAAATCGAATACATGACAATGGGCCTCTAGTGGTTATCAAGGGGGAACATTGCGGGAAATTCGTTCGTCGCATTCATCATGAAGGCACCTCGGATAATCCAACTGTCTTGGTCGCTGTAGTCACCCGATCTAAAGATCGTGTAGACGTTTTAACTGGCGAGCGATTTATACTCAGCACGGATTTCCTGTGTTCAGTTCCCGAGTCCAAGAAAGACAGAGACCTCAACTCCAATGTTATGACTCAGTTAAAAGACCAGtacaagaaaaagatacTGTGA
- a CDS encoding pyridoxine biosynthesis protein — protein MSTTPGQGTPAVQTPPIPQGAGSAAVPSVAPARASAASREGGNSLGTFNVKSGLAQMLKGGVIMDARIAEEAGACAVMALERVPADIRAEGGVARMSDPDMIKKIVDAVTIPVMAKVRIGHFVEAQILQAIGIDYIDESEVLTPADDEYHINKHGFKVPFVCGARDLGEALRRISEGAAMIRTKGEAGTGNVVEAVRHQRAVMNQIRKASVMTEEELYVFAKEIQAPFHLLKETARLKRLPVVNFAAGGVATPADAALMMQLGCDGVFVGSGIFHSGDPAKRARAIVQAVTHFNNAKLLAEVSENLGPAMVGLTIDANLKGGNYAARGK, from the exons ATGTCTACCACACCTGGTCAAGGAACACCCGCTGTCCAAACCCCTCCTATCCCTCAAGGTGCCGGAAGCGCAGCTGTTCCAAGCGTTGCTCCTGCGCGCGCCAGCGCTGCTAGTAGGGAAGGAGGAAACAGTCTCGGAACCTTCAAT GTCAAATCCGGTTTGGCGCAGATGCTGAAA GGAGGCGTTATCATGGAT GCTCGCATTGCCGAAGAGGCTGGTGCTTGTGCCGTAATGGCGCTTGAAAGGGTACCAGCTGACATCAGGGCCGAAG GCGGCGTTGCGCGAATG AGTGACCCGGACATGATCAAGAAGATTGTCGATGCAGTCACTATCCCCGTAATGGCCAAAGTTAGAATTGGACACTTCGTTGAAGCTCAG ATCCTTCAAGCTATTGGcattgattatattgatgaATCCGAAGTCCTTACACCTGCGGATGACGAGTACCACATCAACAAGCACGGTTTCAAAGTTCCTTTCGTGTGCGGTGCCCGAGACCTTGGTGAAGCCCTACGCCGCATTTCCGAGGGTGCAGCTATGATTCGCACCAAAGGCGAAGCTGGTACCGGAAATGTTGTTGAGGCCGTCCGCCACCAACGTGCTGTCATGAATCAAATTAGAAAGGCAAGCGTAATGACCGAAGAAGAATTATACGTATTCGCAAAAGAGATTCAAGCGCCCTTCCACCTTCTCAAGGAAACCGCTCGACTAAAACGTCTCCCTGTTGTGAACTTCGCCGCCGGAGGCGTTGCTACTCCAG CTGACGCAGCGCTCATGATGCAACTGGGATGCGATGGGG TTTTCGTTGGGTCTGGAATTTTCCAT TCCGGAGATCCCGCCAAGCGGGCACGCGCAATTGTGCAGGCA GTTACGCACTTCAATAATGCTAAACTTTTGGCCGAAGTGTCGGAAAATTTGGGACCTGCAATGGTTGGTTTGACTAT TGATGCAAACCTCAAGGGAGGAAATTATGCTGCCCGTGGCAAGTAA
- a CDS encoding Phosphoserine aminotransferase, which translates to MADSRVINFGAGPSALPVSILEEAGKGLLNFEGTGMGIAEISHRSKEFSAYISTVEAQIRDQLSVPPTHSILFLQGGGTGQFSAVVLNMLARHRLLHPDLPEEARVLDYVLTGSWSAAAAKEARRLAGGATVNVAVDARTLSADGKSFDRIPPHDTYAFSSDPALIYYCENETVSGVQFSHDESAPESFPFDRLPKNSLLPLVGDYSSSFMSRPIPRLADHAIIYAGAQKNLGPAGLTIVIVRQDCIVDVDAAAKLGAIPVPIGYAYKTFAEQKSMPNTPPVFAVYVTGLVLKRNAELGGVAYYEAVNKRKQEKVYKVLREGEGKGLLKGHVKPGSGSWMNVVFEVLGEGAEARFLAGAEAKGMKGLKGHRSVGGIRVSLYNAITEEQTDSLVDYIREFLNQPPLVPPTLPSESLKA; encoded by the exons ATGGCAGACTCTCGTGTAATAAACTTTGGCGCAGGCCCGTCGGCGCTGCCAGTCTCCATTCTGGAAGAGGCAGGCAAAGGTCTGCTCAACTTTGAGGGCACAGGCATGGGCATCGCAGAGATCTCGCACCGCTCCAAAGAATTCAGCGCGTACATCAGCACCGTCGAAGCCCAGATCCGCGACCAGCTCTCCGTTCCCCCTACACACTCCATTCTCTTCTTGCAGGGCGGCGGCACAGGCCAGTTCTCCGCCGTCGTGCTCAACATGCTCGCGCGCCACCGCCTGCTGCACCCCGATCTGCCAGAGGAAGCGCGCGTGCTGGATTACGTCCTCACTGGATCCTGGAGCGCCGCGGCGGCGAAGGAGGCGAGGCGCCTCGCGGGGGGTGCGACGGTGAACGTCGCCGTCGACGCACGCACGCTCTCGGCCGACGGCAAGTCGTTCGACCGCATCCCGCCCCACGACACGTACGCGTTCTCCAGCGACCCCGCGCTGATATATTACTGCGAGAACGAGACAGTCAGCGGCGTGCAGTTTTCGCATGACGAGAGCGCGCCGGAGAGTTTCCCGTTCGACCGTCTGCCGAAGAACAGCCTGCTCCCGCTCGTAGGAGACTATTCGTCCTCGTTCATGTCGCGCCCTATCCCTAGGCTCGCGGACCATGCTATCATCTATGCTGGCGCGCAGAAGAACCTAGGGCCTGCGGGGTTGACTATTGTCATTGTTAGACAGGACTGTATTGTCGATGTGGACGCCGCTGCGAAGCTGGGTGCGATCCCGGTGCCGATTGGGTATGCGTACAAGACCTTTGCGGAACAGAAGAGCATGCCGAATACGCCCCCGGTGTTTGCGGTTTATGTCACCGGCCTTGTGCTAAAGCGCAATGCGGAGCTCGGGGGTGTGGCTTACTATGAGGCTGTCAACAAAAGGAAGCAGGAGAAGGTTTATAAAGTGTtgagggagggagagggaaaaggCTTGTTGAAAGGCCATGTAAAACCTGGAAGTGGAAGTTGGATGAACGTCGTCTTCGAGGTGCTCGGCGAAGGCGCAGAAGCGCGCTTCTTGGCCGGGGCGGAGGCCAAAGGTATGAAAGGGCTCAAAGGGCATCG CTCGGTGGGAGGCATCCGGGTGTCCCTCTACAACGCTATAACAGAGGAACAAACCGATAGCCTCGTGGACTACATTCGGGAATTCTTGAACCAGCCGCCTCTCGTGCCTCCTACTCTACCTTCAGAATCTCTGAAAGCATAA
- a CDS encoding Succinate/fumarate mitochondrial transporter yields the protein MYHRRLADKQTGKTSIGNIFIAGLGAGVTEAVAIVTPMEVVKIPLQAQQHSLADPLEAPRYRNAGHAVYTIIREEGISTLYRGVSLTPLRQATNQGANFTAYQEIKKLAHKYQPDLVELPSYQHMMIGLISGAMGPFSNAPIDTIKTRLQKAKATPGQSSFQRIFAIAADMWKMEGVRSFYKGITPACCAWHPGRRSCSRFMNA from the exons ATGTACCATCGTCGGCTTGCCGATAAGCAAACAGGGAAGACGAGTATTGGGAATATCTTCATTG CCGGTCTTGGGGCTGGAGTGACGGAAGCTGTTGCCATCGTGACGCCCATGGAAGTGGTGAAGATTCCTCTGCAAGCTCAACAACATTCATTGGCCGATCCTCTTGAAGCGCCTCGGTACCGTAATGCTGGTCATGCTGTGTACACCATCATTCGTGAGGAAGGAATCTCGACATTGTATCGTGGTGTCTCTTTGACGCCACTGAGACAAGCTACGAATCAGG GTGCCAACTTCACCGCGTaccaagaaatcaagaagctCGCGCATAAGTACCAGCCAGACTTGGTCGAGCTACCATCCTACCAACACATGATGATTGGTCTTATCTCTGGAGCTATGGGTCCGTTCTCAAATGCACCAATAGACACTATCAAAACTC GTCTACAAAAAGCCAAAGCAACTCCAGGCCAATCCTCCTTCCAGCGCATATTCGCGATCGCGGCAGATATGTGGAAGATGGAGGGCGTGCGGTCATTCTACAAGGGCATCACCCCCGCGTGCTGCGCGTGGCACCCGGGCAGGCGATCGTGTTCGCGGTTTATGAACGCGTGA